From the genome of Streptomyces sp. V2I9:
GCCGCGTCCTTCCAGGACGCTTTGCGGGTGCCCGTCACCGTCGACCGGGCGCGGGCCACGAGCTGGGTGAGGCGTCCGACGAGGAGCGGGTCGGGGCTGCTCGACCGGATCAGCGAGAGGTGGGTCGCCGTGCGCTGGTAGAGGACGACGAGTTCGTCCGCTTCCGCGCCGGTGAGGCGGCGGCCCCGGCGCAGGAGGTGTTCGAGGCGGTCCCACTCCGTGCGGTGGGCGGTGACGAAGACGTCGAGGTCCATGGGCGTCTTTTGCTCCAGGCAAGGGTGTGTACGGGGCCGTCCTACTGCGGCGCGCTCGCGGTCAGCTTGGCAGACTGGGCCCGGCTGGGGACGAGAAGGTCGGCGAAGGGTGGGGCCCGATGAGTGAGTTGGTGACCGGGGACGCGGTCGTCCTGGGGTTGAGGCCGGCGCGGTTGCCGAGCCGGGCGCTGGCCTCGGCGATCGATCTGGCGGCCACCTTCGCCGTGTTCATCCTGGTATCGGTACTGCTGGCCATCGCTTCCGCCTCTCTGGACGAAGCGGCCGTCGCGGCGATCGTCGCGGCCTCGTTCCTGCTCGTCCTGATCGGCGGACCGGTCGCGGTGGAGACGTTGAGCCACGGCCGTTCCCTGGGAAAGCTGGTGTGCGGGCTCCGGGTGGTACGGGACGACGGCGGGCCGATCCGGTTCCGTCACGCTCTCGTACGCGGGGGCATGGGGCTCGTCGAGATCCTGATGACCTTCGGCGCTCTGGCTTCCATCGCTTCCCTGGTGTCCGCGCGAGGACGCCGGATCGGTGACCTGTTCGCCGGGACGCTGGTCATCCGGGAGCGGGTCGCCGTACCGGGCCGCTCCGTCGCTGTGCCGCCTCCCCCGCCCTGGCTGGTCGGACGGTTCGCGCAGCTGGACCTGTCGGCCGTGCCGGACGAGCTCTGGCTGTCGATACGGCAGTACCTGACGCGGATGCAGCAGCTGGACCCCGGTGTGGGTCGCTCGCTCGCGGACCGGCTGGCCGGGGACCTGGTCGCGCGGACCGGGACCGTCGCCCCGCAGGGCGTTCCCGCAGCGGCGTTCCTGGCCGCCGTGTTGCACGAGCGCCAGGCCCGTGACGCCCGGCGCGTGTTCGGCGGGGTCGGCACCGGCGGAGCCGTACCGTCCTCCTCCGCCTCTCCGGCCGGGCACGCCGTGCCCGGTGGGCCGGGGGCCGTGGGCGGGCCGTTCGGAGGGGCGCCCGTGGCTGCCGTGCTCGGGGCTGGTGCCGGTGCCGGTGCCGACAGTGCCCTTGAGGCGGGTGTCGTCGGCGGGGCCGCCAGCACGGGTGATGTGCGTGAGGAGCGGCGTGGGGGTGCTGGGGCGTCCTCGGGCGGGTTCGCGCCGCCCTGTTAGAGCCTGACGGCAGGTCACGGCGGCGGGGGACGCGCGTCCGTAGCCCTCTCCGTCTCCGTCTCGGCTGGAGGTGGTCGCCCGCTCCGTGTCAGTCGGCGGTGGGGTCGGGAGCTCGCGGCGACGGGGGCGTCTCCAGGTGTTCGAGTTCGATGCCGGGTGCCGCGAGGACCACGTCCCCGGCGATGTGGACGGTGTGCTGCTCCCCCGTGTCCAGGGCGCTGACCTGGTACTCGTCCACGATCAGGGGGCCGTTGTCAGTGGCGTGCGCTTCACTGTTCACCAGCGCCCAGGACTGGTCGACGGTCCTGGGGGCGAGGACCGGTTCCGTGAAGGTGACCACACGGACACGGGTCGTGGGGGAATCGGGGGTGAGGCGAAGGAGCCGGGTGGTGGCGACGAGGAACGCGGGAGACGTGCCGGCGAAGGCGTGGGCGCGGACGTTGCCCTCGGTGGCGTGACCGCCGGTGGGGTCGGTGCGCACCCAGGTGACCCCTTCCAGGGCCGCTCCCCGCACCTGCCAGCTCGCGGCGTGGAGTTCGAGGCGGATGGGGCGGCCGAGGTCGTCCAGGGCGAGGTCGACGGAGCCGAGGTGGTCTCCGGAGGGAGCTGTGGTCTGGGAGACGTAGCGCCAGCCGGAAGGACCGGGAGCGCAGTGGAAGTGTTCTTCACCGAGGGGGGTGTGGTCGTGGACGTCGTGGAGCGAATACCTGCCGCGGGGCATGGGGTCCTTCGGGTTCCTCGGGCTGTGCGGGGGCGGTAACGGGAGCAGGCCCCCGGCACGGGGGTGCGGGGGCCTGCGCTCGGAACTGCTGTCGTGGACTGCGACGCCGCCCGGCGTCCGGGAGGGGCTTGCCCCTGTCGGACGCCCGGCGGGTCAGCGGCTCACGGTCCGGCGGGCCGGAAGGGTGGCCGGGGCCGGAGCGGTCGTGATCGTGGCGGGATCAGTAGCGGTAGTGGTCGGGCTTGTACGGGCCCTCCACCTGGACACCGATGTACGCCGCCTGCTCGGGACGGAGCGTCGTGAGCTTGACGCCCAGCGCGTCGAGGTGGAGTCGGGCGACCTTCTCGTCGAGGTGCTTGGGCAGCACATAGACGTCGGTCGGGTAATCCTCGGGCTTCGTGAAGAGCTCGATCTGCGCGAGGGTCTGGTCCGCGAAGCTGTTGGACATCACGAAGGACGGGTGGCCGGTCGCGTTGCCCAGGTTCAGGAGGCGGCCTTCGGACAGGACGATGAGGACCTTGCCGTCGGGGAACGTCCAGGTGTGGACCTGGGGCTTGACCTCGTCCTTGACGATGCCGTCGATCTTCGCGAGGCCGGCCATGTCGATCTCGTTGTCGAAGTGGCCGATGTTGCCGACGATCGCCTGGTGCTTCATCCGGGCCATGTCCTTGGCCATGATGATGTCCTTGTTGCCCGTCGTGGTGACGAAGATGTCCGCCGTCTCGACGACCTCGTCGAGCGTGGTCACCTGGTAGCCGTCCATCGCCGCCTGCAGCGCGCAGATCGGGTCGATCTCCGTGATGATCACGCGGGCGCCCTGGCCGCGCAGGGACTCGGCGCAGCCCTTGCCGACGTCGCCGTAGCCGAAGACGACGGCGGTCTTGCCACCGATGAGGACGTCGGTGGCGCGGTTGATGCCGTCGATGAGGGAGTGGCGGCAGCCGTACTTGTTGTCGAACTTCGACTTGGTCACCGCGTCGTTCACGTTGATCGCGGGGAACAGGAGGGAGCCGTCACGGTGCATCTCGTACAGGCGGTGGACGCCGGTCGTCGTCTCCTCGGTCACACCGCGGATCTCGGACGCGAGCTGGGTCCACTTCTGCGGGGACTCGGTGAGGGTGCGGTTCAGCAGCGTGAGGATGTGGGCGTACTCCTCGCTGTCCGCGGTCGACGGGTCCGGGGCGGCACCGGCCTTCTCGAACTCGACGCCCTTGTGGACGAGGAGGGTGGCGTCGCCACCGTCGTCGAGGATCATGTTCGGGCCGCCGGTGGGGGTGTTCGGCCAGGTCAGCGCCTGCTCCGTGCACCACCAGTACTCTTCGAGCGTCTCGCCCTTCCAGGCGAAGACCGGGACGCCCGCGGGGGCTTCCGGGGTGCCGTTCGGGCCGACCGCGATGGCGGCGGCGGCGTGGTCCTGGGTGGAGAAGATGTTGCAGGAGGCCCAGCGGACCTCGGCGCCCAGGGCGACCAGGGTCTCGATGAGCACGGCGGTCTGCACGGTCATGTGCAGCGAACCGGTGATCCGGGCGCCGGCCAGCGGCTGGGCGGCGGCGAACTCCTCACGGATCGACATCAGGCCGGGCATCTCGTGCTCGGCGAGCGTGATCTCCTTGCGCCCGAACGGGGCGAGGGAGAGGTCGGCGACCTTGAAGTCCTGGCGGTCGGTGGCCGTCGTCATAACGGGCTGCTCCTCGTGATGGGTCGAGGTGGGCTGTCTGGGCTGACTCTGCGGCGCGGCGGGGCACACGAATGCCCGAGCGTTCGCAGGGCAGTCCGTCGGAGGCCCTCTGTCCCTCGCCCGGTACGCTCCTGCCGACCGGTCGACCGCCATCAGCAGCGACGTCTGTTATCCGTATCCGAATCTACACCGAACGGCCCAGTGAGCCCCAGCCCGTCCGGGGAGAGGGGCGTGTGTGAGGGGTCACCGGGCCGATCGGGGCTGATGTGCGGAGGGTCAGTGGCCGGAATCCTTCGCGGCCGCCCCGTCGTCCGTGCCGGTGGCCTTGTCGGTGCTCACACCGGTGGCCGTGCCGGGGGCCGCGGCGGTGCCCGGATTGCTGCCGTTGGCCGCGGCCTCGGCGTTGTAGATGTCCGGCTCCAGGTAGATGACACGAGCGATCGGGACCGCGGCCCGGATGCGGTTCTCCGCGGCGTTGATGGCGTCCGCGACCTCGGCGGCGGTCTCGTCGTGCCGGACCGCGATCTTGGCGGCGACCAGCAGTTCCTCGGGGCCGAGGTGGAGGGTGCGCATGTGGATGATGCGGGTGACGGTGTCGCCGTCCACCATGGCTGCCTTGATCTTCTCGACGTCCTCGAGGCCGGCGGACTCGCCGAGCAGGAGGGACTTCGTCTCGACGGCCAGGACGATGGCGATGAGGATCAGCAGGATGCCGATGCAGAGGGTGCCGATGCCGTCCCAGACGCCGTTGCCGGTGGCAAGGGCGAGGCCGACACCCCCGAGCGCCAGGATCAGGCCGACCAGGGCGCCGAGGTCCTCCAGGAGGACGACCGGGAGTTCGGGCGCCTTGGAGCGGCGGACGAACTCGGTCCAGGAGCGGTCGCCGCGCGTCAGGTTGGACTCCTTGATCGCCGTCCGGAAGGAGAAGATCTCGGCGATGATCGCGAAGACCAGCACTCCGACCGGCCAGTACCAGGCCTCGATCTCGTGCGGGTGCTTGATCTTCTCGTAGCCCTCGTAGACCGCGAACATGCCACCGACCGAGAAGAGGACGATGGAGACGAGGAACGCGTAGATGTAGCGCTCGCGCCCGTAGCCGAAGGGGTGTTCAGGAGTGGCTTCGCGCTTCGCCCTCTTGCCGCCGAGCAGCAGCAGTCCCTGGTTGCCCGAGTCGGCGAGCGAGTGGACGCTCTCCGCGAGCATCGACGAGGAGCCACTGAAGAGGAACGCTACGAATTTGGCCACGGCGATCGAGAGGTTGGCGGCGAGTGCCGCCACGATCGCCTTGGTTCCGCCTGACGCGCTCATGAGTGCGTGGTGTCCCTTCGTCGGTGCGCGGCACGTGCCGCCGTGGTGAGGCGGGACATTGTTGCAGCCGTGGGGCGGTCTGTCGGTCAGGCCGCCACAGTGGCCCGGAAGAGGGTGCCCGCTCCCGTCGCCTCGACCGGCTCTCCCGCCGGGACGTAGACGGACTCCCCCGGTGCCAGGGCGAGTTCGCCGACGGTGATCGATCCCGCCGTGCAGAGGGCGATCTGCGGTGTGGGGGCGGTCAGTTCGGTGGGGTCCGCGCCGGGGGCGAGGGTGTAGCGGGAGAGGGCGAACTCGTCGGCGGGGGTCTCGTACAACTCCTCGCCGGACGGCGCCGCCTCCGGGCGCAGCACACCGGGCTCGGTGGCCTCGAAGCGGACGACGCGCAGGAGTTCGGGGACGTCGATGTGCTTGGGGGTCAGGCCGCAGCGCAGCACGTTGTCCGAGTTGGCCATGACCTCGACGCCGAGGCCGTCGAGGTAGGCGTGCGGGACGCCCGCGTCCAGGAACAGGGCCTCGCCGGGCTGGAGCTGTACGTAGTTGAGCAGCATGGCGGCCAGTACGCCGGGGTCTCCGGGGAAGTGGTGGGCGATGCGGGCGTACGGGGCGTGGGCGCCGCCGAGGCGTTCGGCCGCGGCCGCCGCTTCCGCCACGGTCCCGGCCATCTCCGCCGGTTCCGTGCCGAGGATCGCCGTGAGCACCTCGCGGAGCGCCGCCTCCTCGGGGTGGGCGCGGAGGAGGTCCACGTACGGCTTGAGGGAGTCGACCCCCAGCGCCTCCATCGCGTCCGCCGCCTCGGCGGGCGGGCGGAAGCCGCACAGTCCGGCGAAGGGGGTGAGCGCGCAGATCAGTTCGGGCTTGTGGTTCGCGTCCTTGTACGTGCGGTGCGGGGCGTCGGCCGGAACGCCTCGGGCCTCCTCGTCCGCGTAGCCGTCGCGGGCCTGTTCCAGGTTCGGGTGGACCTGCACGGAAAGGGGGGCTCCGGCGGCGAGCAGCTTCAGGAGGAAGGGCAGGCGGGGGCCGAACCGGGCGACGGTGGCCACGCCCAGCTCCCCCTCCGGGTCGGCATCGATGACCTCGGTGAGCGGCAGTTCCGTCGTACCGGCGGGGGTGGTGCGGGTGATGCGCGAGGGGGCTCCGGGGTGGGCTCCCATCCACATCTCGGCCTGCGGTTCGCCGGTGGGGGCGATGCCGAGCAGGGCGGGGATGGCCGTGGTGGACCCCCAGGCGTAGGGGCGCACGGTGTTGGACAGCCGGTCCATGGAGTCGTCCTCGGGTGGGGCGGGGCAGTTGGGTGAGACTCCAGGGATACCAGTGCTACGTGAGGTCCTGGCGTCGCGGGAGTGACCGGGGGGTGTGGACCCGGTCAGCAGTCGGAGGGTGCGGCCGGGCCGGGTGCAGGTGCCGGAGGGCGCGGCCGGGCCGGGCTTCAGGGGTTGGGCCCGGTCAGGAGTCGGGGGTCCCCGGTCAGGAGTCGGGGGTCGAGGCCAGGGAGAGGTACACCGCGGCGAAGTCGGTCACCGCGAGCAGCTCGGCCAGGGCTTCCAGTGCGCTGCCCTCCTCCGGCTCCAGCTCGCTGACGGGAGTGTCGTGGCCGAGCGCGAGTTCGCGGGCGGCCGGGCAGGCGCTGAGGCCCCCGGCCGGGCGGTCCCGGAGCAGGACGACGCGGGCGCGCAGAGTCTCTCCCTCCTCGACCCGGTCGCGGAAGAAGTCGTCCGGATCCGCACCGGCCGCGAAGTCGCCGGTCAGCAGCGTGCCGTGCGAGGGCAGCGCTTCGGGCAGCTCGGCGGCCAGGGCGGGCCGGCCGGCGAGCTCGGACAGGACGGCGGCGAAGCGACGGCCGACCGGCCCCGCGGCGTCGCCCTCGGTCCACAGCAGCGGCAGGGTGTCGGCGAGCTCTGCGGCGAGGGTCTTGGCCGGGTTGCTGTACGTGGCGATGGCGGGGCCGCAGCGTTCGGCGGTGCGGTCCAGGCGGTCCGCCACTTTCTGGAGGTCCTCGGGGGCCGCGGTCACCAGGCCGACCCGGTCCAGGAGCGCCAGCAGCGGGGTGAGCAGCGCCCACAGGGTGCCGGGGCCTGCGGCGGAGGTCTCCGCGTCGTACTCGCCGTGCGGGGCGGCCGCCATCGGGACCACCAGGCCGTGCACCCCGTCCACCGTTTCGCGCAGCGGTGAGCGGGTGGGGGCGACGGCGACGACGGTGCAACCCCTGCGGTACGCCTGCTCGGCGAGGAGGGCGAGGCCCGGCTCGGAACCGTCGGCGGTCACGATGAGGAGGAGGTCCACCGATCCGGCCCAGCCGGGCAGGGTCCAGCGGAGGGCGCCGGGGGCGGGGGCGACGCCGGTGGGCCGGATGCGGACGACGGGCGCGGCCGCGCCGGCCAGCGCGCCGATCAGGTCCGCGACGCCGATGGCTGCGGTGCCGGGGCCCGCGACCAGCACGGACCGGGGCCGGCCCTCCGGGTTCAGGCCACCGATACCGGCCTCGGCCGCGTGCCGGGCGGCGGTACGGACCCGCGCGCCGGCTTCGGCCGCGCCGCGCAGCAGATCGCGGCGGTCGGCTCGGGCCAGGGCGTCCGGGGCGTCGAGCAGGGACTCGTCGAGCATGGCGGTGGGCCTCCGATCACCGGGTGGGGTGCGGGATGCGGGCGGGGCCGGCGTTGGACCGGACGGTCACGAAACCGTGGCACGGACGGGGACGGGCGGTGCGACGCCGCACCGTGGGACCCGGTCGGCCGCACCGTGTGTCGCGGTCGGTGGTGGGCCGCCCGCGGTGAGACCGCCCGCCGCGGGCGGCCGTCCGACTTCGCCGGGCGCGGCGCCCGGCCTCCCGTACGTGCCGCTCGTCGCGTGCGGTCAGGCGGGGCGGCGGGCCTCGTCGACGAGGAGAACGGGGATGCCGTCCCGGACCGGGTAGGCGAGGCCGCAGTCCTTGCCCGTGCAGACCAGTTCGGGGCTGTCGGCCGCCGAACGGTCATCGAGCGGGGAGTGGCAGGCCGGGCAGGCCAGGATCTCCAGGAGGCCGGCTTCGAGCGCCATGGGGTGAGTCCCTTCGAGCATGCGGGTTCCGATCCGCGTGGATCAGGCGTCGTCAGCCTACCGCCGGGGTGGAGGGGGCGCGGCCTGGCCGGGGGGTCGAAACAGGGAACCGGGGGCGAAGCGAGGGGAGGGGCGCGCGGCGGGCCGGTTCGGGGGTGGGCCGGGCGTGCGCGGAGGGCGCCGGGCACAGCCCACGGCGCGTGGGCTCGGTGGTCGGGGCTCGGTGGTGGGCCGGGTGTACGCAGAAGGCGGCGCGCACAGCGCGTGGCGGGCAAGGCCCCGTGGGGCACACGTCCACCGAGGGCGCCGGGCGCACCGCACGGGTGGGCAGCCGGTGCGGGACGGGCTTCCCTTCCTGCCGCTCCCGTAACCGGGGCCCCGCTTCGGAACCGGAGCCCACCTCGGACCTCGCCCACGGGGCGGGGCCCGACTGCGGAAGGCGCAGGAGGGGGGCGGGGAATGCCCGGAACCGTGCGGGGCGGGGGCGTGGCGCTGGTGGGGCGGGGACGCGGGCAGGGGGCGAGGCACTGGTGGAGTGGCCCCGGAGCGTGTCGCCCCCTGTTCGCTTCAGCTGGTGCGGATCAGGGTCAGGACCTCGTCGCGTACCGCCGCCATCGTCCGCTCGTCCTTCGCCTCCACATTCAGCCGCAGCAGCGGCTCGGTGTTCGAGGCGCGGAGGTTGAACCACCAGTCGGCGGCCGTGACCGTGAGGCCGTCCAGGTCATCGAAGGTGACGCCCTCACGGGCCCCGTAGACCGCCCTGACCGTGGCCAGGCTGGCGGTCTGATCGGTGACGGTGGAGTTGATCTCGCCGGAACCGGCGTACCGGTCGTACTCCGCGACCAGCTCGGAGAGCGGCTTCTGCTGGCCGCCGAGTGCGGCCAGTACGTGGAGGGCGGCGAGCATGCCCGTGTCGGCGTTCCAGAAGTCGCGGAAGTAGTAGTGCGCGGAGTGCTCGCCGCCGAAGATCGCGCCGTGCTTCGCCATCTCCGTCTTGATGAAGGAGTGGCCGACCCGCGTGCGGACCGGGGTGCCGCCGTTCTCGCGGACCACCTCGGGGACGGACGAGGAGGTGATGAGGTTGTGGATGACGACGCCCTCGCCTCCGTTGCGGGCCAGCTCGCGGGCGGCGACCAGGGCCGTGATCGCGGACGGGGAGACGCCCGCGCCCCGCTCGTCGACCACGAAGCAGCGGTCCGCGTCGCCGTCGAAGGCGAGGCCCAGGTCGGCGCCCTCGGCGAGGACGCGGGCCTGGAGGTCGACGATGTTCTTGGGGTCGAGGGGGTTGGCCTCGTGGTGGGGGAAGGTGCCGTCCAGCTCGAAGTACATCGGGACGAGGTCGAGCGGGAGGTCCCCGAAGACCGTGGGGACCGTGTGGCCGCCCATGCCGTTGCCCGCGTCGACCACCACCTTGAGGGGCCGCACGGCGCTGAGATCGACGAGGCCGAGGAGGTGGGCCGCGTAGTCGGTGAGGGTGTCCCGCTCGGTGATCGTGCCGGGAGTGGCGGCGGCCGGGGGCTGCGGGGTGCCTTCCGACCACTGCTCGACCAGGGTGCGGATCTCGGCGAGGCCGGTGTCCTGGCCGACCGGGGCGGCCCCGGCCCGGCACATCTTGATGCCGTTGTACTGGGCCGGGTTGTGCGAGGCCGTGAACATCGCGCCGGGGAGGCCGAGGGCCCCCGAGGCGTAGTACAGCTGGTCCGTCGAGCAGAGGCCGATCAGCGTGACGTCGGCGCCCCGCGCCGCCGCGCCGCGGGCGAACGCACCGGCGAGCGCCGGCGAGGTGGGCCGCATGTCGTGGCCGATGACGATCGCGTCGGCGGCGGTGACCTGGACGAACGCGGCTCCGAACAGCTCGGCCAGCGACTCGTCCCACTGGTCGGGCACCACACCGCGCACGTCGTACGCCTTCACGAGCTGCGACAGATCAGCAACCACGGCCGGTCCTCCTGGGGGGTCTCTGCGGACCGCCCAAACTACCCGGC
Proteins encoded in this window:
- a CDS encoding RDD family protein, which produces MSELVTGDAVVLGLRPARLPSRALASAIDLAATFAVFILVSVLLAIASASLDEAAVAAIVAASFLLVLIGGPVAVETLSHGRSLGKLVCGLRVVRDDGGPIRFRHALVRGGMGLVEILMTFGALASIASLVSARGRRIGDLFAGTLVIRERVAVPGRSVAVPPPPPWLVGRFAQLDLSAVPDELWLSIRQYLTRMQQLDPGVGRSLADRLAGDLVARTGTVAPQGVPAAAFLAAVLHERQARDARRVFGGVGTGGAVPSSSASPAGHAVPGGPGAVGGPFGGAPVAAVLGAGAGAGADSALEAGVVGGAASTGDVREERRGGAGASSGGFAPPC
- the ahcY gene encoding adenosylhomocysteinase, which produces MTTATDRQDFKVADLSLAPFGRKEITLAEHEMPGLMSIREEFAAAQPLAGARITGSLHMTVQTAVLIETLVALGAEVRWASCNIFSTQDHAAAAIAVGPNGTPEAPAGVPVFAWKGETLEEYWWCTEQALTWPNTPTGGPNMILDDGGDATLLVHKGVEFEKAGAAPDPSTADSEEYAHILTLLNRTLTESPQKWTQLASEIRGVTEETTTGVHRLYEMHRDGSLLFPAINVNDAVTKSKFDNKYGCRHSLIDGINRATDVLIGGKTAVVFGYGDVGKGCAESLRGQGARVIITEIDPICALQAAMDGYQVTTLDEVVETADIFVTTTGNKDIIMAKDMARMKHQAIVGNIGHFDNEIDMAGLAKIDGIVKDEVKPQVHTWTFPDGKVLIVLSEGRLLNLGNATGHPSFVMSNSFADQTLAQIELFTKPEDYPTDVYVLPKHLDEKVARLHLDALGVKLTTLRPEQAAYIGVQVEGPYKPDHYRY
- a CDS encoding cation diffusion facilitator family transporter; translation: MSASGGTKAIVAALAANLSIAVAKFVAFLFSGSSSMLAESVHSLADSGNQGLLLLGGKRAKREATPEHPFGYGRERYIYAFLVSIVLFSVGGMFAVYEGYEKIKHPHEIEAWYWPVGVLVFAIIAEIFSFRTAIKESNLTRGDRSWTEFVRRSKAPELPVVLLEDLGALVGLILALGGVGLALATGNGVWDGIGTLCIGILLILIAIVLAVETKSLLLGESAGLEDVEKIKAAMVDGDTVTRIIHMRTLHLGPEELLVAAKIAVRHDETAAEVADAINAAENRIRAAVPIARVIYLEPDIYNAEAAANGSNPGTAAAPGTATGVSTDKATGTDDGAAAKDSGH
- the manA gene encoding mannose-6-phosphate isomerase, class I — translated: MDRLSNTVRPYAWGSTTAIPALLGIAPTGEPQAEMWMGAHPGAPSRITRTTPAGTTELPLTEVIDADPEGELGVATVARFGPRLPFLLKLLAAGAPLSVQVHPNLEQARDGYADEEARGVPADAPHRTYKDANHKPELICALTPFAGLCGFRPPAEAADAMEALGVDSLKPYVDLLRAHPEEAALREVLTAILGTEPAEMAGTVAEAAAAAERLGGAHAPYARIAHHFPGDPGVLAAMLLNYVQLQPGEALFLDAGVPHAYLDGLGVEVMANSDNVLRCGLTPKHIDVPELLRVVRFEATEPGVLRPEAAPSGEELYETPADEFALSRYTLAPGADPTELTAPTPQIALCTAGSITVGELALAPGESVYVPAGEPVEATGAGTLFRATVAA
- a CDS encoding SIS domain-containing protein, which produces MLDESLLDAPDALARADRRDLLRGAAEAGARVRTAARHAAEAGIGGLNPEGRPRSVLVAGPGTAAIGVADLIGALAGAAAPVVRIRPTGVAPAPGALRWTLPGWAGSVDLLLIVTADGSEPGLALLAEQAYRRGCTVVAVAPTRSPLRETVDGVHGLVVPMAAAPHGEYDAETSAAGPGTLWALLTPLLALLDRVGLVTAAPEDLQKVADRLDRTAERCGPAIATYSNPAKTLAAELADTLPLLWTEGDAAGPVGRRFAAVLSELAGRPALAAELPEALPSHGTLLTGDFAAGADPDDFFRDRVEEGETLRARVVLLRDRPAGGLSACPAARELALGHDTPVSELEPEEGSALEALAELLAVTDFAAVYLSLASTPDS
- a CDS encoding Trm112 family protein, whose protein sequence is MALEAGLLEILACPACHSPLDDRSAADSPELVCTGKDCGLAYPVRDGIPVLLVDEARRPA
- a CDS encoding phosphomannomutase/phosphoglucomutase; amino-acid sequence: MVADLSQLVKAYDVRGVVPDQWDESLAELFGAAFVQVTAADAIVIGHDMRPTSPALAGAFARGAAARGADVTLIGLCSTDQLYYASGALGLPGAMFTASHNPAQYNGIKMCRAGAAPVGQDTGLAEIRTLVEQWSEGTPQPPAAATPGTITERDTLTDYAAHLLGLVDLSAVRPLKVVVDAGNGMGGHTVPTVFGDLPLDLVPMYFELDGTFPHHEANPLDPKNIVDLQARVLAEGADLGLAFDGDADRCFVVDERGAGVSPSAITALVAARELARNGGEGVVIHNLITSSSVPEVVRENGGTPVRTRVGHSFIKTEMAKHGAIFGGEHSAHYYFRDFWNADTGMLAALHVLAALGGQQKPLSELVAEYDRYAGSGEINSTVTDQTASLATVRAVYGAREGVTFDDLDGLTVTAADWWFNLRASNTEPLLRLNVEAKDERTMAAVRDEVLTLIRTS